One segment of Deinococcus metalli DNA contains the following:
- a CDS encoding PxKF domain-containing protein — MRLGRPLVPILAALALVACSQGGAPKADTATAGTATPVLKAQDIVTPDPSDGEIVTGGTISKYAGQTGTPNFILTAQTRAVEGGGQNGGDGCNATNGNKVHIALTVDSAYASFFSSLGSVDVQNCGVSTEIPYRLADPLPAGAVGQTIVVTAVGSGGSGTTPKYTSGTFSIKIVSNPAIDAAGPTITPTITTLSGAKNGVWYTGDVRITWDLQDASGIDSTKSVCPMVLVTDDTVGMSINCTAYDTKGNKTIYPTFTIQRDATAPSVVAAGQADPGADIDVGWVNSAQSATFTASDATSGLASNQGLTTPGNTFVLTVPKTVQSTSATDYKAATKEILDVAGNKTTRTLKALIDTGNPLLTVTLRDRQGNALSSQPWYGQDVTVDYTCSDALSGVVSCPADEPITASKSYPVQTISDRAGNTFTLAAFTVNIDKVAPTITYTTSPANVSGWVNSDVVVTFTCDALGGSPVSCPVARTISTQGVTTVSQIVTDAAGNEAHITPFDVRIDRTVPHAVLGVSPTLPGSGWYTTNVSFSASDTASDGYSPVTCSTSVASITADTAGTDVTATCTDAAGNTNTSAATTVKRDTIAPTITAAADRAPNGNDWYNANVTVTFTCSDGTSGLAGACPTAQSFTTDGNHAASATVRDQAGNETTSNTVNVHLDKTAPVISGSNIDDTTWRKTDLSASFTASDPLSGLNLSTDATFTLTASAESPLNGSTSVSKTVTDRAGNSVTRTLSAKIDKTAPVAKLNATGTLGKNSWYISDIAFNTAGSSDALSGLADCTVPATVTTDIDSTSYSTTCTDIAGNKATDSMSVKRDTTRPTLTVTPDHSANTNGWYNADVTATFTCADTRSGVAVCPSPVTVSTEKEGNVVSGTSEDEAGNLSLPARLSINLDKTAPVVSISASGPKKVSGSEWFTGDVTFTTSGSDALSGLDGACDKVNTADRTTDTNGLTASIECTDQAGNINKAEISIKRDATAPTIALVGPDHSISAWINTDLSQDYSATDTGSGIAPADEAFKLTVSTESKIVSGSVVPTTATKTVTDIAGNSATQTFSAKIDKTAPIISGSDVTNDVWRNTPLSVNFTASDALSGLNPSTDDKFILAASSETSSAGEFTTVSKTVVDQAGNTATRTLSAKIDLTKPTATVAATTDPNRFGWYNTDVDFETTGTDGLSGIASCTTPDTLTSDSDSHVASGTCTDHAGNVSVTASSAPVKRDTVAPTMTLTAPTAGLRNGWYRNDVTFTLAKTDDRSGVNDVSCTGPAPITGEGTGLTTSASCQDKAGNTGTVTSASVQIDHTAPTATLTPSPAAPNGLNGWYKTGPITFTTSGSDVTPSGVNGVSGNVTCTAVNAVTADSAGTPVNTTCTDAAGNSASSAPLTVKLDTTAPAATIKPTPVTPDGSNGWYRSAVNFATSGTDAMSGGVTCTPIATITTSTANSTVNTTCTDVAGNQSSASSGPYRVDLVNPVLSQPDNISVFATGGGQATATFSIPAATDDMTAPPAVTCDRTSGLTVTVGFPITVTCTAIDAAGRTDQKVFTITARYNFTGFFQPIDMSELNADGTVKSLVYNTVKSGSAVPVKFKLGGYQNMNIFAAGFPMATNIPCNATAPVDDVEELSTATNSGLTWDATAQQYVYVWKTNTTAQKAGSCYQLTVKFIDGTSRTAFFKVK, encoded by the coding sequence ATGAGATTAGGCAGACCCCTGGTACCGATTCTTGCTGCGCTGGCGCTGGTGGCGTGCTCGCAGGGTGGTGCGCCGAAAGCTGATACCGCAACTGCAGGCACCGCAACACCTGTGCTGAAAGCGCAGGACATCGTCACGCCGGATCCGAGTGACGGTGAAATCGTGACCGGTGGGACGATATCGAAATACGCTGGTCAGACGGGAACTCCAAACTTCATCCTGACAGCACAGACGAGGGCCGTTGAGGGTGGGGGGCAAAATGGCGGAGACGGCTGTAACGCTACGAACGGGAACAAGGTGCACATCGCGTTGACCGTCGATTCAGCGTACGCGTCATTCTTCAGCTCCCTCGGGTCTGTGGACGTCCAGAACTGTGGCGTCTCGACTGAAATCCCGTACCGGCTCGCCGACCCTCTGCCCGCTGGTGCCGTCGGTCAGACGATTGTCGTCACTGCAGTCGGCTCCGGCGGAAGCGGCACAACTCCCAAATACACGTCAGGCACCTTCAGCATCAAGATTGTGTCGAATCCAGCAATCGATGCCGCCGGCCCGACCATCACCCCTACGATCACCACACTGTCCGGTGCGAAGAATGGGGTCTGGTACACCGGTGACGTCAGGATCACCTGGGATTTGCAGGATGCCAGCGGTATCGATTCGACGAAATCGGTCTGTCCGATGGTGCTGGTCACGGACGATACGGTGGGGATGTCCATCAATTGCACCGCCTACGACACGAAGGGCAACAAGACGATCTACCCGACCTTCACCATCCAGCGCGACGCCACCGCACCAAGTGTCGTGGCAGCCGGACAGGCCGATCCCGGTGCTGATATCGACGTGGGCTGGGTCAATTCAGCCCAGAGCGCCACCTTCACGGCCAGTGACGCGACCTCCGGACTGGCCTCGAACCAGGGACTGACGACGCCCGGCAATACGTTTGTCCTGACAGTCCCGAAGACAGTTCAGTCAACCAGTGCCACCGATTACAAGGCGGCCACCAAAGAGATCCTCGATGTGGCCGGGAACAAGACCACACGAACGCTGAAAGCCCTGATCGACACCGGCAACCCGCTGCTCACCGTGACCCTGCGCGACAGACAGGGCAACGCGCTCAGCAGCCAGCCGTGGTATGGACAGGACGTCACGGTGGATTACACCTGCTCCGACGCACTGTCCGGCGTGGTGAGCTGTCCGGCCGACGAGCCGATCACCGCCTCCAAGTCGTATCCGGTTCAGACGATCTCGGACAGGGCTGGAAACACCTTCACGCTCGCGGCCTTCACGGTGAACATCGACAAGGTCGCCCCGACGATCACCTACACGACCAGCCCGGCCAACGTGAGTGGCTGGGTGAACTCGGACGTGGTCGTCACCTTCACCTGCGACGCGCTGGGCGGCTCGCCCGTGTCGTGCCCGGTTGCGCGCACGATCAGCACGCAGGGCGTCACCACCGTCTCGCAGATCGTGACCGACGCGGCGGGGAACGAAGCGCACATCACGCCCTTCGACGTGCGGATTGACAGGACGGTGCCCCACGCGGTGCTGGGCGTGTCGCCCACTCTGCCGGGCAGCGGATGGTACACCACGAACGTATCCTTCAGTGCGTCGGACACCGCCAGTGACGGCTACAGCCCCGTGACGTGCTCGACCTCGGTGGCGTCGATCACAGCGGATACAGCGGGAACGGATGTCACCGCAACGTGCACCGACGCGGCCGGAAACACGAATACTTCGGCAGCCACGACGGTCAAGCGCGACACCATTGCCCCCACCATCACGGCCGCCGCTGACCGCGCCCCCAACGGCAACGACTGGTACAACGCCAACGTGACCGTGACGTTCACGTGCTCGGACGGCACATCGGGTCTGGCGGGCGCGTGTCCGACCGCCCAGAGCTTCACCACGGACGGCAATCATGCAGCCAGCGCCACCGTGCGTGATCAGGCAGGCAACGAGACCACCAGCAACACGGTCAACGTGCACCTGGACAAGACTGCTCCGGTTATCAGCGGCAGCAACATCGATGACACCACCTGGCGCAAGACTGACCTGAGCGCGTCCTTCACCGCCAGTGATCCACTGTCGGGCCTGAATCTGTCCACCGACGCCACGTTCACTCTGACGGCCAGCGCCGAATCACCCTTGAACGGCAGCACCTCCGTCAGCAAGACCGTCACCGACCGGGCGGGCAACTCGGTCACGCGCACGCTGAGCGCGAAGATCGACAAGACCGCCCCGGTCGCCAAGCTGAACGCCACCGGCACGCTGGGCAAGAACAGCTGGTATATCAGTGACATCGCGTTCAACACGGCGGGCAGCAGCGATGCTCTCAGTGGTCTGGCGGACTGCACGGTGCCCGCCACGGTGACCACCGATATCGACAGCACGTCCTATTCGACAACCTGCACTGACATTGCCGGGAACAAGGCCACCGATTCGATGAGCGTCAAGCGCGACACCACCCGGCCTACCCTGACCGTTACGCCTGATCACAGTGCCAATACGAACGGCTGGTACAATGCTGATGTCACCGCAACCTTCACCTGCGCCGACACCCGGTCGGGCGTCGCCGTGTGCCCCAGCCCGGTTACCGTGAGCACCGAGAAAGAGGGGAACGTGGTGAGCGGCACCTCTGAGGATGAAGCCGGGAACCTGAGCCTGCCCGCCAGGCTGAGCATAAATCTCGACAAGACAGCGCCAGTGGTGAGCATCAGCGCGAGCGGCCCCAAGAAGGTCAGCGGCAGCGAATGGTTCACCGGTGATGTGACGTTCACCACCAGCGGCAGCGACGCCCTGAGCGGCCTGGACGGCGCGTGCGATAAGGTGAACACCGCCGACCGCACCACCGACACCAACGGCCTGACCGCGTCGATCGAGTGCACCGACCAGGCCGGGAACATCAACAAGGCCGAGATCTCGATCAAGCGCGATGCGACGGCCCCGACCATCGCTTTAGTCGGCCCGGATCACTCGATCAGCGCGTGGATCAATACCGACCTGAGCCAGGACTACTCGGCCACCGACACGGGCTCAGGCATCGCACCGGCCGACGAGGCCTTCAAGCTGACCGTCAGTACCGAGTCGAAGATCGTGTCCGGCAGCGTCGTGCCGACCACGGCCACGAAGACGGTCACGGACATAGCGGGCAACAGCGCCACGCAGACCTTCAGCGCGAAGATCGACAAGACTGCGCCCATCATCAGCGGCAGTGACGTGACGAACGACGTCTGGCGCAATACACCATTGAGCGTCAACTTCACCGCCTCCGACGCGCTGTCGGGCCTCAACCCGAGCACGGACGACAAGTTTATCCTGGCAGCCAGTAGCGAGACTTCGTCGGCCGGCGAGTTCACGACGGTCAGCAAGACCGTGGTCGATCAGGCCGGCAACACCGCCACCCGCACCCTGAGCGCGAAGATTGACCTGACGAAGCCCACCGCAACGGTCGCAGCGACCACCGATCCCAATCGTTTTGGCTGGTACAACACCGACGTCGACTTTGAGACGACCGGCACAGATGGACTGAGCGGGATCGCGTCCTGCACGACCCCCGACACCCTGACCTCCGACTCGGACAGCCACGTTGCGTCCGGCACCTGCACCGACCACGCCGGCAACGTGAGCGTGACGGCGAGCAGCGCCCCGGTCAAGCGGGACACGGTAGCCCCGACCATGACCCTGACAGCCCCGACCGCCGGCCTCAGGAACGGCTGGTATCGCAACGACGTGACCTTCACCCTTGCCAAAACCGATGACCGCAGCGGCGTCAACGACGTGAGCTGCACCGGCCCGGCCCCCATCACGGGCGAGGGCACCGGCCTGACCACCAGCGCGTCGTGCCAGGACAAGGCTGGCAACACGGGTACGGTCACGTCCGCCTCCGTCCAGATTGACCACACCGCCCCGACGGCCACCCTGACCCCCAGCCCCGCCGCGCCCAACGGTCTGAACGGCTGGTACAAGACTGGCCCAATCACCTTCACGACCAGCGGCAGCGACGTCACGCCCAGCGGAGTGAACGGCGTCAGCGGAAACGTGACCTGCACCGCCGTGAATGCCGTGACCGCCGACAGCGCCGGCACACCGGTCAACACCACCTGCACGGACGCCGCCGGCAACAGCGCCAGCAGCGCACCGCTGACGGTGAAGCTCGACACCACGGCCCCGGCGGCCACCATTAAGCCCACCCCCGTCACACCCGACGGCAGCAACGGTTGGTACAGGTCTGCGGTGAACTTCGCCACCAGCGGCACCGACGCCATGAGTGGCGGCGTGACGTGCACCCCTATCGCCACCATCACCACGAGCACGGCCAACTCGACCGTCAATACCACCTGCACCGACGTCGCCGGCAACCAGTCCTCTGCATCGTCGGGCCCGTATAGAGTCGACCTAGTCAACCCGGTGCTGTCTCAGCCGGACAATATCTCGGTCTTCGCTACAGGCGGTGGGCAGGCCACGGCCACCTTCTCGATTCCGGCCGCCACGGACGACATGACCGCCCCGCCCGCCGTGACCTGCGACCGCACCAGCGGGCTGACGGTCACGGTCGGATTCCCAATCACGGTGACCTGCACCGCGATTGATGCCGCCGGGCGCACCGATCAGAAGGTGTTCACCATCACGGCCCGGTACAATTTCACCGGCTTCTTCCAGCCCATCGATATGAGCGAGTTGAACGCCGACGGCACCGTGAAGTCGCTCGTGTACAACACCGTGAAGTCGGGCAGCGCGGTCCCGGTCAAGTTCAAGCTGGGTGGCTACCAGAACATGAATATCTTCGCGGCCGGATTCCCAATGGCTACAAACATCCCCTGCAACGCAACCGCACCCGTCGACGATGTGGAGGAGCTGTCCACGGCGACCAACTCCGGGTTGACGTGGGACGCGACCGCGCAGCAGTACGTGTACGTGTGGAAGACGAACACGACCGCCCAGAAAGCGGGCAGCTGCTACCAGCTGACGGTGAAGTTCATCGACGGCACGTCGCGCACCGCCTTCTTCAAGGTCAAGTAA
- a CDS encoding barstar family protein: MIQIFDEAPAGLQPAPHDPRVIAAGYQVTVREVDFGAVDDKDSVMLAFLAGLGLAQSFGRNWDALYDVLSDPGVWPPKLAILLCDYGHFRSRHARLSSDLDRVLLDAQAEAARQDRNLWLLIEEPDSDPNAW; encoded by the coding sequence ATGATCCAGATCTTCGACGAGGCCCCCGCCGGCCTCCAGCCCGCCCCGCACGACCCCCGCGTGATCGCCGCCGGGTACCAGGTGACCGTCCGCGAGGTGGACTTCGGAGCGGTGGACGACAAGGACAGCGTGATGCTGGCCTTCCTGGCCGGACTGGGGCTGGCGCAGTCGTTCGGCCGCAACTGGGACGCCCTGTACGACGTGCTGAGCGATCCCGGCGTGTGGCCACCCAAACTGGCGATCCTGCTATGCGACTACGGCCACTTCCGCAGCCGCCACGCCAGACTGAGCTCGGACCTGGACCGCGTGCTGCTCGATGCCCAGGCCGAGGCGGCCCGCCAGGACCGCAACCTGTGGCTCCTGATCGAGGAACCCGACAGCGATCCGAACGCGTGGTAG
- a CDS encoding ribonuclease domain-containing protein encodes MRRSIPLLALLITLLGACAGPSRPQGSGATTGATSAPGTASSTRAPQPARDPDSGLRWIARSDLPREAGPVLTRIAQGGPFRSARDGVTFANREGILPRAARGTYREYTVPTPGASDRGARRIVCAGAPRSTAECYYTADHYASFRRIQP; translated from the coding sequence GTGCGCCGCTCGATTCCGCTGCTCGCCCTCCTGATCACGCTGCTCGGCGCGTGCGCGGGTCCGTCCAGGCCGCAGGGCAGTGGGGCCACGACGGGGGCCACCTCGGCGCCGGGCACCGCTTCGTCCACCCGCGCGCCCCAGCCCGCCCGGGACCCGGACAGTGGACTGCGCTGGATCGCCCGCAGCGACTTGCCCCGCGAGGCCGGCCCGGTCCTGACGCGCATCGCCCAGGGCGGCCCCTTCCGCTCCGCGCGGGACGGCGTGACCTTCGCCAACCGCGAAGGCATCCTGCCGCGCGCTGCCCGCGGCACATACCGCGAGTACACCGTCCCCACGCCCGGCGCCAGCGACCGCGGTGCCCGCCGGATCGTGTGTGCCGGCGCGCCGCGCTCCACCGCCGAGTGCTACTACACCGCCGATCACTACGCCAGCTTCCGGAGAATCCAGCCATGA
- a CDS encoding heme-dependent oxidative N-demethylase subunit alpha family protein — MRPPVLYRPFMSGRYEVSAGLYRLGAQAIPWREDAAVETHTFALDDTHTRFVASKAAAHRRALHEYAGEANLRPALRVAALEFIACTLAADSGGVITWDGETLTHALLGWTATLDLNRNSVEALTRSDAPAAALVADLQPVSALDVLGLGAQEDLAIIARGPHGDWLAATHVLSPQHWDPRDKLGRDFVAVHAPVAGSGPMNATAPRLVDAVITRGPFVRFAWGLSMTDRLDHHPAAPPDADRHADTPFDPERAHLRVERQTLTGFPAADGALFTIRPYTFTLRDAVRTPHHARALAAAMRSMTPEQVTYKGLDGVLPALLTWLDTLC; from the coding sequence ATGCGCCCGCCCGTGCTCTACCGCCCCTTCATGTCCGGGCGCTACGAGGTCTCGGCGGGCCTGTACCGCCTGGGCGCGCAGGCCATCCCGTGGCGGGAGGACGCAGCGGTCGAGACGCACACCTTTGCGCTGGACGACACCCACACGCGGTTCGTGGCCAGCAAGGCCGCCGCGCACCGCCGCGCCCTGCACGAGTACGCCGGCGAGGCAAACCTGCGCCCGGCCCTGCGGGTGGCCGCGCTGGAGTTCATCGCCTGCACCCTCGCGGCGGACAGCGGCGGCGTGATCACGTGGGACGGCGAGACCCTGACCCACGCCCTGCTCGGCTGGACGGCCACGCTGGACCTGAACCGCAACAGTGTCGAGGCGCTGACCCGGTCGGATGCCCCCGCCGCGGCACTGGTCGCGGATCTCCAGCCGGTCAGCGCGCTGGACGTCCTGGGCCTCGGCGCGCAGGAGGACCTCGCCATCATCGCGCGCGGTCCGCACGGCGACTGGCTGGCGGCCACGCACGTCCTGAGCCCGCAGCACTGGGACCCGCGCGACAAGCTCGGCCGGGACTTCGTGGCCGTGCACGCGCCCGTGGCAGGCAGCGGTCCCATGAACGCCACGGCGCCGAGGCTGGTGGACGCCGTGATCACGCGCGGGCCGTTCGTGCGCTTCGCGTGGGGTCTGTCCATGACGGACCGCCTCGACCACCACCCAGCCGCGCCGCCCGACGCGGACCGGCACGCCGACACGCCGTTTGACCCGGAGCGCGCTCACCTGCGCGTGGAGCGTCAGACACTGACCGGCTTCCCCGCTGCGGACGGGGCGCTGTTCACCATCCGGCCGTACACCTTTACGCTGCGGGACGCCGTGCGGACCCCACATCACGCACGCGCCCTGGCCGCCGCCATGCGCTCCATGACGCCGGAGCAGGTCACGTACAAGGGGCTGGACGGGGTCCTGCCGGCCCTGCTCACGTGGCTGGACACCCTATGCTGA
- a CDS encoding undecaprenyl-diphosphate phosphatase, translated as MDALYSIILGIVEGITEFLPISSTGHLIVAGDLLAGMTTTPWTKEMRAAFEVVIQGGAILSVLVYYWRDFLKIRTVGRDATQRRLWTSVVIGCIPAVILGVLFGSTIKHYLFTPSVVAWALIVGGVLIWLVESRRVTPTVHHIEQITPVKALGIGAVQCLALLWPGFSRSASSILGGMLLGLDRPAATQFSFYLGFLTLGGASLLDLIKSRAVLAQIGTLNMVLGIGVSFVVAYVSIGWLLRFVSTHDFKPFAVYRVIVGVLILVLIATGVLSNASLA; from the coding sequence ATGGACGCTCTGTACTCGATCATCCTGGGCATCGTCGAGGGAATCACGGAATTCCTGCCCATCAGCTCGACCGGCCACCTGATCGTCGCGGGTGACCTGCTGGCGGGCATGACCACCACGCCGTGGACCAAGGAGATGCGCGCCGCCTTCGAGGTCGTGATCCAGGGCGGGGCGATCCTGTCGGTGCTGGTGTACTACTGGCGCGACTTCCTGAAAATCCGCACGGTGGGCCGCGACGCCACGCAGCGCCGCCTGTGGACCAGCGTCGTGATCGGCTGCATCCCCGCCGTGATCCTGGGCGTGCTGTTCGGCTCGACCATCAAGCACTACCTGTTCACGCCCAGCGTGGTCGCGTGGGCGCTGATCGTGGGCGGCGTCCTGATCTGGCTGGTCGAGAGCCGCAGAGTGACCCCGACCGTGCACCACATCGAGCAGATCACGCCGGTGAAGGCCCTGGGGATCGGCGCGGTGCAGTGCCTGGCGCTGCTGTGGCCGGGCTTCTCGCGCAGCGCCAGCTCGATCCTGGGCGGCATGCTGCTGGGCCTGGACCGGCCGGCCGCCACGCAGTTCTCGTTCTACCTGGGCTTCCTCACGCTGGGCGGCGCGTCGCTGCTCGACCTGATCAAGAGCCGCGCGGTGCTCGCACAGATCGGCACGCTGAACATGGTGCTGGGCATCGGCGTGAGCTTCGTCGTGGCGTACGTGTCGATCGGGTGGCTGCTGCGCTTCGTGTCCACGCACGACTTCAAACCCTTCGCGGTGTACCGCGTGATCGTCGGCGTGCTCATCCTGGTGCTGATCGCCACCGGCGTCCTGAGCAACGCCAGCCTGGCGTAG